The genomic stretch CATCACCTGGCTCATCTGCACCGACACCCCGAATTTATGGATGGAGTAGAAGGTGTAGTAGCTGGCGAGGCTGGCGATGTAGGCGTTCTTGCTCAGCACCAGCAGGGTCAGCACGATCAATGCCCACATCACCTTGCGGCGCGGGAAGGGCGAGACGAAGCTTGCCGCCTTGCGAGTGCCTTGCGCGGCGCGCAGCCGGCTGTACCAGCCGCCGACCTGCCACAGAACGACGATGCCGATCAGCGAGCCGACGGCGAACCAGGCGATGCTGGTCTGGCCGAACGGCACGACGATGAAGGCGGCCAGCAACGGCCCCATCGACTGGCCGAAATTGCCGCCGACCTGGAACAGCGACTGCGCCAGGCCGAAACGGCCGCCGGAAGCAAAGCGCGCGATGCGCGAGGATTCGGGATGGAAGATCGCCGAGCCGATGCCGATCAGCGAGGCGCCGATCAAGAGCAGATAGTAGTGCCCGGCATAGGCCAGCACGACCAGGCCGATCAGCGACGAGGCCATGCCGTAGGGCAGGGAATAGGGCATCGGCCGCTTGTCGGTGATCATGCCGATCACCGGCTGCAGCAAGGACGCCGTCACCTGGAAGGTGAAGGTCAGCAGGCCGATCTGCCAGAAATCGAGGCCGTAATTCTGTTTCAGAAGCGGATAAATGGCCGATAGCAGCGACTGCATGATGTCGTTGATGCAATGGCAGAAGCTCACCGCCAGGATGACGGTGAAGGCCGTCGCCTGGGCGGAAGTGTGACTGGCGGTCGCTGGTGACGCGACGCTGGCGGCTGTCGTATCGGTCAAGGCAGGCTCCGTGGTCTTTTTGGCGGGCACGCCCGCGGGCAATCTGGCGGACGCTCCTGCGGCCGCCCTAGGGACGGTTGCCTTATAAGCTGCTTGTCGCGCGACTTCTTTCGTGGTTTGGTCCAATAGTTTCGCAAGTGGGCCATACAAGATGCCGCATGGCAGGGAAATCTTCCGCGCCGGCAATGCCGATCTCGGCCAATTGCACCGGAGCCGCTGGCAATGGCTGGAGGAGGTCGCCGGCCCAGCGGTGGCGTTGCCGACCGAATATCCCGACGGCTACCACGTGCCGCAACATCGCCACAGGCGCAGCCAATTGCTGCACGCGCTGGTTGGTGTCGTGCTGGTGACGACACGGCACGGGCGCTGGATGGTGCCGCCGGACCACGCAATGTGGATTCCGGCCGGCATCGAGCATTCGGTCGAGATGCTGGGTGACGTCTCGATGCGCTCGGTCTATGTCATGCCGGGCGCGATTCCCGGCCTGCCGGAAGGCTTGCGCGTCGTCGGTGTCACCGAGCTGATGCACAGCCTGATCGTGGAATCGGAGAAACTGCCGCAAGGCGGCGAGCTGGAAGGGCGCGGCGGGCTGATCATGAAGCTGTTGCTGCATGAGATCCCGACCTTGCCGGAGCGGCCGCTCGGCCTGCCGTTCCCGTCCGATCCGAAGCTGGCGGCGCTGTGCCGCCGCTTTGTCGCTGCCCCTTCGCCGCATGCGACGATCGACGAATGGGCTGACGCCGCGGGCATGAGCCGGCGGTCCTTCACCCGCGCCTTCCAGCGCCAGACCGGCCTGTCGCTGTCGACTTGGCGCCAGCAGGCCTGCCTGTTCGCGGCGCTGCCGCGGCTCGCCGATGGCGAACCGATCACCCGGGTGGCGCTCGACCTGGGCTATGACAGCGTGCCGGCCTTCATCACCATGTTCAAGCGCATGCTGGGCTCGTCGCCGCGCGGCTATATGCGTGGCGCGCGAGACAATGGCGAAGGCATAAGGCGGGCCACGCCCCGCCTCGAGGCTCCGGCGCCAGAGTGAGCAGCGCCGGCGTGCATTGACGCCTAGAGCGGTTCACCGTTTCACGGAAACGGCGAACCGCTCTAGCTCTTTGTTTTGAAGCAATTCCGGACGGAAAACCGCTCACACTTTTCCTGGAATTGCTCTAATCCATCTGAACGCCGCTCGCCTTGACGATCGGCTCCCACTTGGCGAGCTCAGCCTTCACATGCGTTGCCAGTTCTTCCGGAGTGGAGGCCACGATCGAGGCGCTGAATTGGCCCATGCGCGCAATCACATCGGGATCCTGCAGCGCCTTGGCAGCCGCCTTCTGCAGAACCTCGATCACGTCCGGCGGGGTGCCCGCTGGCGCGAACAGGGCGTTCCAGCTGTAGGTTTCATAGCCGGGAATGGTCTCGGCAATTGCCGGGACGTCGGGGAAGGAGGGCACACGCTCCTTGGTGGTGACGCCTAGGGCCCTCAGCGTCCCGCCCTTGATATGCCCAGATGAAGACGGCAGGTTGTCGAACATCATCGGCACCTGATTGGCGATGACGTCGTTCAGGGCCGGCCCGGCGCCCTTGTAGGGTATGTGCTGCATGCTGACGCCGGCCATCGTCTTGAAAAGCTCGCCCGAGAGATGCAGCGGGGTGCCGTTGCCCGACGAAGCGTAGGCGTATTTGTCCGGCTCCTTCTTCAACAGGTCGATCAGTTCCTTGACGTCCTTGGCGGGAAACTGGGGGTTCACCACCAGGACGTTCGGCACCAGCACAAGCAGCGAAATCGGAGCAAAATCCTTCTCCGCATCGTAGGGCTTGGTCTTCAGGATGAGCGGGTTGAGCGCGTGTGTCGCGACCGTGCCCATCAAAATTGTGTAGCCGTCCGGGTCGGCCCGGGCGACCTGGGCCGCGCCGATGCTGCCGCCGGCGCCGCCGACATTTTCAACGACGATCTGCTGGCCGAGGCTTTCGGACATCTTGTTGGCGACGAGGCGCGCGACCAGGTCCGTGGAGCCGCCCGCGGAAAAGGGAACAACCATCGTGATGGTCCGGTCCGGAAAATCAGCGGCCCAGGCCGCCGGTGCCGAAAAGGCCGCCGCGATGGAAACTGCAAGCCCGAGCAAAGTCCTTCGCCGGATTGGCATATGCACCTCCTCCATTGTGTGGAGGGCCAGTATGCCATGGTGAGCGCGTAAGGAAACCTCTGCTCGCGATGCGATGCAGGCGATGGCGGATAAAGGG from Mesorhizobium sp. 113-3-3 encodes the following:
- a CDS encoding MFS transporter → MTDTTAASVASPATASHTSAQATAFTVILAVSFCHCINDIMQSLLSAIYPLLKQNYGLDFWQIGLLTFTFQVTASLLQPVIGMITDKRPMPYSLPYGMASSLIGLVVLAYAGHYYLLLIGASLIGIGSAIFHPESSRIARFASGGRFGLAQSLFQVGGNFGQSMGPLLAAFIVVPFGQTSIAWFAVGSLIGIVVLWQVGGWYSRLRAAQGTRKAASFVSPFPRRKVMWALIVLTLLVLSKNAYIASLASYYTFYSIHKFGVSVQMSQVMLFLFLGASALGILLGGPFGDRYGQKAMIWFSIVGVLPFTLALPYANLEWTMVLTVLIGLILSSAFSNIVVFAQELVPGRVGMIAGIFFGFAFGMGGIAAAVLGVVADMKGIDFVFQICSYLPFLGLLTVFLPNMKEARKAQAAA
- a CDS encoding AraC family transcriptional regulator → MPHGREIFRAGNADLGQLHRSRWQWLEEVAGPAVALPTEYPDGYHVPQHRHRRSQLLHALVGVVLVTTRHGRWMVPPDHAMWIPAGIEHSVEMLGDVSMRSVYVMPGAIPGLPEGLRVVGVTELMHSLIVESEKLPQGGELEGRGGLIMKLLLHEIPTLPERPLGLPFPSDPKLAALCRRFVAAPSPHATIDEWADAAGMSRRSFTRAFQRQTGLSLSTWRQQACLFAALPRLADGEPITRVALDLGYDSVPAFITMFKRMLGSSPRGYMRGARDNGEGIRRATPRLEAPAPE
- a CDS encoding Bug family tripartite tricarboxylate transporter substrate binding protein, encoding MPIRRRTLLGLAVSIAAAFSAPAAWAADFPDRTITMVVPFSAGGSTDLVARLVANKMSESLGQQIVVENVGGAGGSIGAAQVARADPDGYTILMGTVATHALNPLILKTKPYDAEKDFAPISLLVLVPNVLVVNPQFPAKDVKELIDLLKKEPDKYAYASSGNGTPLHLSGELFKTMAGVSMQHIPYKGAGPALNDVIANQVPMMFDNLPSSSGHIKGGTLRALGVTTKERVPSFPDVPAIAETIPGYETYSWNALFAPAGTPPDVIEVLQKAAAKALQDPDVIARMGQFSASIVASTPEELATHVKAELAKWEPIVKASGVQMD